In a single window of the Stigmatopora nigra isolate UIUO_SnigA chromosome 7, RoL_Snig_1.1, whole genome shotgun sequence genome:
- the irx4a gene encoding iroquois-class homeodomain protein IRX-4a: MSYPQFGYPYSSAPQFLMTSNSLTTCCESTGRSIADSGVAPSGQTPVYCPVYESRLLATARHELSSAAALGMYGSPYTGTQGYGNYVTYGTDASAFYSLGTFDTKDATASAHAGITQATAYYPYDPTLGQYQYDRYGSMDGGPRRKNATRETTSTLKAWLQEHRKNPYPTKGEKIMLAIITKMTLTQVSTWFANARRRLKKENKMTWPPRNKGSEEKRFDEDDDCSQEEQIKSESNENDSRGQSNKDLQLSDLEDFDTLESESSECELKHRYHMNPHMTTTGDCPPEHLIKDVSMKMPGPVALGGEQDLSKSCLKTNQEDYQAESRVQPKSCYTQQPQHHMLDGKPRIWSLAQTATSLVQTDYPSCMLRCQVPPSSSLSPPPVATSPTSGLDHRQDSPVTTLRNWVDGVFHDPLFRHSTLSQALTHTTVSWSSGTKGSILEADKSPGVPLHEQESPKDNAMSFKTVNKLFCS; encoded by the exons ATGTCATATCCTCAATTCGGCTATCCATATTCGTCTGCTCCACAA TTCCTAATGACAAGCAACTCCCTAACCACTTGCTGCGAGTCTACCGGAAGATCCATCGCCGATTCCGGAGTGGCTCCGTCCGGGCAGACGCCCGTCTACTGTCCGGTTTACGAGAGCAGGCTCCTGGCCACGGCCAGACATGAGCTCAGCTCGGCCGCCGCACTGGGGATGTATGGAAGCCCCTACACGGGGACTCAAGGATATGGCAACTACGTTACATATGGAACGGATGCATCTGCTTTCTACTCGCTG GGTACTTTCGATACAAAAGATGCCACAGCCTCTGCACATGCAGGAATAACCCAAGCGACGGCCTACTACCCCTATGATCCGACCTTGGGGCAATATCAGTATGACAG ATACGGTTCTATGGATGGAGGACCTCGCCGTAAAAACGCTACTCGTGAGACAACTAGTACCCTGAAGGCCTGGCTGCAGGAACATAGGAAGAACCCTTATCCAACCAAAGGTGAAAAGATCATGCTGGCCATCATCACCAAGATGACCCTGACACAGGTGTCCACCTGGTTTGCAAACGCCAGGAGGAGGCTGAAAAAGGAGAACAAGATGACATGGCCACCAAGAAACAAGGGATCAGAGGAGAAGCGATTTGACGAGGATGACGACTGTTCTCAGGAGGAgcaaataaaaagtgaaagcaatGAAAATG ATAGTCGAGGTCAATCAAATAAAGATCTCCAGCTGAGCGACCTGGAAGATTTTGACACTCTGGAGTCCGAGAGTTCGGAGTGTGAGTTAAAGCACAGATACCACATGAACCCTCACATGACAACAACAGGCGACTGTCCCCCTGAGCACCTAATCAAAGACGTATCTATGAAAATGCCTGGTCCAGTTGCACTCGGGGGAGAGCAAGACTTGAGTAAAAGTTGCCTAAAAACCAACCAGGAGGATTATCAGGCAGAAAGCAGAGTGCAGCCAAAATCATGTTACACCCAACAGCCACAGCACCATATGCTAGATGGCAAGCCTCGGATCTGGTCTTTGGCCCAGACAGCAACCTCCTTGGTCCAGACTGATTATCCTTCCTGTATGCTGAGGTGTCAagtccccccctcctcctctcttAGTCCACCCCCTGTCGCTACCTCACCCACCTCAGGCCTAGACCACAGGCAGGACTCACCAGTCACCACACTGAGAAACTGGGTGGATGGGGTTTTCCATGACCCCTTGTTCAGGCACAGCACTTTGAGCCAGGCCCTGACCCATACCACTGTATCCTGGAGCAGCGGCACCAAAGGCTCCATCTTGGAGGCTGACAAGAGTCCGGGGGTCCCGTTGCATGAACAGGAGTCACCCAAAGACAATGCCATGAGTTTCAAAACTGTTAACAAACTCTTTTGTTCTTAA